One stretch of Vogesella indigofera DNA includes these proteins:
- the glnE gene encoding bifunctional [glutamate--ammonia ligase]-adenylyl-L-tyrosine phosphorylase/[glutamate--ammonia-ligase] adenylyltransferase, whose product MPANTAAIASARAFSYYLDRLLGARPEQFERLAARLDLCFDLAEMTAFADWPAFDSIDTLMPALRQLRAAVMARLITRDHAGLADLHEVVTTISALADFAVQQALPVARRSLAQFGDPIGEESGEVQQLIVIGMGKLGGFELNVSSDIDLIFIYPEDGDTNGQRKTSNHEYFTRLGKELIRAINDLTYDGQVFRVDMRLRPYGDSGPLVMSLAALENYLLSQGREWERYAWIKARVMSGDDSYLSQLVRPFVYRKYMDYGAYGAMRELHAQIRREVARRDMAENIKLGPGGIREVEFIAQVFQLIRGGRERRLQLRSTRETYAVLAELRLLEPETVGELLEAYTFLRNLEHRLQYLDDQQTQNLPTSEDNQQRIAASMGFADWHGFLDVLNQHRRRVTRHFEQVFFLPTEGAAAHPLQALWQELADNDISATLQQLGYHDATDVQRQLRSLAASQRYQQMPDSSRKKLDALIPPLIEVAAGFDNPDLTLSRILTLLESISRRASYLSLLQEYPQTLQRLASLYSASAWVSAYLNRHPILLDELLDARVLYASPDWPQLAAQLEQQLADCQGDVEAQMDTLRHFQHAQTFRLVAQDLAGMWTLEALSDELSALADMVLDATLRHAWLDLPKRHCEVPRFSIIGYGKLGGKELGYASDLDVIFLYDDDHPDAAELYSRLARKLTTWLTSVTAAGSLYDIDLRLRPNGTSGLLVSTVDAFRQYQQKDAWLWEHQALTRARFVCGDAAIGQQFEAIRHQVLTQPRDIAQLRDEVLAMRDKMLESHPARDGDVKHARGGIVDVEFITQFLILAHASQHPELTRNSGNIALLGVAANVGLIPAELANQGQSAYRHYRRLQHAARLNDSQTTDDIPQEDYRHVRALWQCTLQDEA is encoded by the coding sequence ATGCCAGCAAATACCGCCGCCATCGCCTCTGCGCGCGCATTCAGTTATTACCTCGACCGCCTGCTAGGTGCCCGTCCCGAACAATTCGAAAGGTTGGCCGCAAGACTGGATCTCTGTTTTGACTTGGCGGAGATGACGGCGTTCGCCGACTGGCCGGCTTTCGACAGCATCGACACGCTGATGCCGGCGCTGCGCCAGCTGCGCGCCGCGGTGATGGCGCGGCTGATCACCCGCGACCACGCCGGTCTGGCCGATCTGCATGAAGTCGTCACCACCATCAGCGCGCTGGCCGATTTTGCCGTGCAGCAGGCGCTGCCGGTGGCACGACGCAGCCTGGCTCAGTTCGGCGACCCGATCGGCGAGGAAAGCGGCGAGGTGCAGCAGCTGATCGTGATCGGCATGGGCAAGCTCGGCGGCTTCGAGCTGAACGTGTCCTCCGATATCGACCTGATCTTCATCTATCCGGAAGACGGCGACACCAACGGCCAGCGCAAGACCTCCAACCACGAGTACTTCACCCGCCTCGGCAAGGAGCTGATCCGCGCCATCAACGACCTCACCTACGACGGCCAGGTGTTCCGCGTCGACATGCGCCTGCGCCCGTACGGCGATTCCGGCCCGCTGGTGATGAGCCTAGCGGCGCTGGAAAACTACCTGCTGAGCCAGGGCCGCGAGTGGGAGCGCTACGCCTGGATCAAGGCACGGGTGATGAGTGGCGACGATAGCTACTTGTCGCAGCTGGTACGCCCCTTCGTGTACCGCAAGTACATGGATTACGGTGCCTACGGCGCCATGCGCGAGCTGCACGCGCAGATCCGCCGCGAGGTGGCGCGCCGCGACATGGCGGAAAACATCAAGCTGGGGCCGGGCGGCATCCGCGAGGTGGAGTTCATCGCCCAGGTGTTCCAGCTGATCCGCGGCGGCCGCGAGCGCCGCCTGCAGCTGCGCAGCACGCGCGAAACCTACGCCGTGCTGGCCGAGTTGCGCCTGCTGGAGCCGGAAACGGTCGGCGAGCTGCTGGAGGCGTACACCTTCTTGCGCAACCTGGAACACCGCCTGCAGTACCTCGACGACCAGCAGACGCAAAACCTGCCGACCAGTGAAGACAACCAACAGCGCATCGCCGCCAGCATGGGCTTTGCTGACTGGCACGGTTTCCTCGACGTGCTCAACCAGCACCGCCGTCGCGTCACCCGCCACTTCGAGCAGGTGTTCTTCCTGCCGACCGAAGGCGCTGCCGCCCATCCGCTGCAGGCGCTGTGGCAGGAGCTGGCCGACAACGACATCAGCGCCACGCTGCAGCAGCTCGGCTACCACGACGCCACCGACGTGCAGCGCCAGCTACGCAGCCTCGCCGCCAGCCAGCGCTACCAGCAGATGCCGGACAGCAGCCGCAAGAAGCTGGACGCGCTGATCCCGCCGCTGATCGAGGTCGCCGCCGGTTTCGACAATCCGGACCTGACGCTGTCGCGCATCCTGACCCTGCTGGAAAGCATTAGCCGCCGCGCCTCCTACCTGTCGCTGCTGCAGGAGTATCCGCAGACGCTGCAGCGGCTGGCCTCGCTGTACTCGGCCAGCGCCTGGGTGTCGGCTTACCTCAACCGCCATCCGATCCTGCTCGACGAGCTGCTGGATGCGCGCGTGCTGTACGCCAGCCCGGACTGGCCACAGCTGGCGGCGCAACTGGAACAGCAGCTGGCCGACTGCCAGGGTGACGTCGAGGCGCAGATGGACACCCTGCGCCACTTCCAGCATGCGCAGACCTTCCGCCTGGTGGCGCAGGATCTGGCCGGGATGTGGACGCTGGAAGCGCTGTCCGACGAACTGTCGGCGCTGGCCGACATGGTGCTGGACGCCACGCTGCGCCACGCCTGGCTGGATCTGCCCAAGCGCCACTGCGAGGTGCCGCGCTTCAGCATCATCGGTTACGGCAAGCTGGGCGGCAAGGAACTGGGCTACGCCTCCGACCTCGACGTGATCTTCCTCTACGATGATGACCACCCGGACGCCGCCGAGCTGTACTCGCGGCTGGCACGCAAGCTGACCACCTGGCTGACCAGCGTCACCGCCGCCGGCTCGCTGTACGACATCGACCTGCGCCTGCGCCCCAACGGCACCAGCGGTCTGCTGGTCAGCACCGTCGACGCCTTCCGCCAGTACCAGCAGAAGGATGCCTGGCTGTGGGAGCACCAGGCGCTGACCCGCGCCCGCTTTGTCTGCGGCGACGCGGCGATCGGCCAGCAATTCGAGGCCATCCGCCATCAGGTGCTGACTCAGCCGCGCGACATCGCCCAGCTGCGTGACGAGGTGCTGGCGATGCGCGACAAGATGCTGGAAAGCCATCCGGCCCGCGACGGCGACGTCAAGCATGCGCGCGGCGGCATTGTCGATGTCGAGTTCATCACCCAGTTCCTGATCCTGGCGCACGCCAGTCAGCACCCGGAGCTGACCCGCAACAGCGGCAACATCGCCCTGCTCGGCGTTGCGGCCAACGTTGGCCTGATTCCGGCCGAGCTGGCCAACCAGGGTCAGAGCGCCTATCGCCACTACCGCCGGCTGCAGCACGCGGCGCGGCTCAATGACAGCCAGACCACCGACGACATCCCGCAGGAAGACTACCGCCATG